TCAGCGCCGTATTATGCACCAACGAGCGTGGCAACGGTTTCTCTGTAGTTTTGCTGCCGGAGTTTTAGCCACAGGCATTGGTGTGCCCTTGCTGGTTGGTATCATTTATCTATTGGAACATCGTTAGCCCATGTTGGCCGTCGATCAAGCAGCCACGATTGTTGAAAACCTTGTTCAACCACTATCAGCAGCGAATCCTAGCCATACTGACGTTGTGGCATTGATCCACGCCTACGATCGTATCCTAGCAGCTCCTATAGTCAGCCCAGTAGACTTCCCCCATTGGGATAATTCTGCCATGGATGGCTATGCTGTACAGTTTGCTGATGTTCATGGCTGCACTACAGAGCAACCCGTCACCCTTACAGTAGTAGAAGAGATTCCGGCTGGACAATCACCTCGCTATGTCTTGCAATCGGGGCAAGCAGCCCGCATATTAACAGGAGCCATGATGCCTGTTGGTGCAGATACAGTGGTCATGCAGGAGCAAACGCGCCGCAATGGTGCTACTGTTACTATCCTAGCTGCCCCTCCAGCACCAGGAACCTTTGTCCGTCGTCGGGGTGACTTTTGCCGTGCTGGCGATCGCCTTCTACCCGCAGGAGTTATCCTGAGGGCACCTGATTTGGCCATGCTCGCTGCTGCCCAATGTTCCCAAGTGACCGTTTACCGCAAACCTCGTGTTGCTATTCTTTCTACAGGTAGTGAGCTGGCTCCCCTAGGGCAATCCTTACAGCCTGGACAGATTGTAGACTCTAATCAAGTTGCTCTAGCGGCCCTAGTCACTCAGTCGGGTGGAATTCCTATTAACTTAGGCATTGTGCCCGATAGTCCTGATGCTCTCAAAGAGGCGATCGCCCGTGCTCTAACCCAAGCTGATCTAATTGTGTCTTCTGGAGGTGTTTCCGTCGGCGATTACGATTATGTTGAGCAAATCTTGCTGGAATTAGGTGCTACTCTCCATGTCCAAGCAGTTGCCATCAAACCTGGCAAGCCGTTGACCGTGGCCAGTTTTGCATCTGTGGATGAAACTGTAGCACCCTCTAGACTCATATACTTTGGTCTACCTGGTAATCCAGTGTCTGCGTTAGTTACGTTTTGGCGGTTTGTGCAACCAGCTCTACGCAAGCTAAGTGGGCTTGCCCAGGGTTGGCAGCCTCAGTTTGTTGCAGCTACAACTTTAGAGCCACTGCGATCGGATGGCAAACGCGAAACCTACCTGTGGGGACGGACAGACATCGCTGATGGAGGCTATCAGTTTCATCTAGCAGGGGGTAGCCATAATTCTGGAAATTTAATCAACTTGGCTCAAGTCAGTGCACTAGCGATTTTACCTATAGGACAACGTGAAGTTGCTGCAGGCGATAGAGTTCGCATTATGCTGGTGTAGGCTTGCGGCTAGAGGCAACACAAAAGATCCCTGACTTCTTAAAAGCAGCCAGGGATACGTGTCTCGCAATGATTTAACCGACCAGCTATCAGGCTAGAGTTGATCCAGTTGGTTTTTTAGAGCTTCTAACTCAGCATCAACGATCGCGTCTTGGGGGGCTGCGCTGGGTTGACTCGCAGCAGGCAGTGAACCAGCCGGTGCGCTACCAGCGAGCTGAGCCTTCATAGCTGCCAACTCATCATCCACATTACTACCAGACTCTAGACGGGCAAATTGGCTCTCCAGGTCAATACCCCCCAGTTCAGCAATGCCCTGGGAGCGGGCTTCCAATTCCAAGACCTTCTCTTCCATACGCTCAAAGGCAGCCATAGCACTACTAGTGTTAGTGAGGCTGCCAATGGAACTCTGAAGTTGCTCCTGAGCCTTTGCAGCTTGTGCCCTTGCCTTCAGCATGTTCTTCTTGGCTTTAGCCTCAGAGATTTTGCCCTCTAATGCCATCAAGCTGCGGCGTAGGGTCTCGACTTGGGCAGTTTGTTGATCAAGCTGGGCCTTCATAGTAGCCGCTACATCGGTTTGAGTTTTCTTGCGGCTCAGGGCTTCACGGGCAAGGTTTTCATCGCCCTTTTGCAGAGCAAGCTGTGCCCGCTGGTGCCAGGTATTTGCCTCGGATTGTGCTTGGGTATATTGCTGTTCCGTCCGTTTTTGGCTAGCGATCGCCTTGGCAACCGCCTGACGTAACTGCACCAGATCCTCGGTCATGTCAATCACGGCTTGTTCCAGAACCTTTTCTGGATCTTCAGCCTTACTAACTAGATCGTTGACGTTGGCTCTAACGACGCGGCTAATTCGATCGAATAGTCCCATAACGCAATAGTCCTTGTGAAAGTTGTCGGAAGATATGCGGCTTAGCTGTTACTCAGCAGTTGGTTGACAATAACGACGATCGCTGATAAGTGACCTAAAGTCATGACCATTGCTAACCTGTAAACAGTAGCAGACTGCTAGCTATACCCCAACAGTTTGCCACAGTTTATGGAGAAGTGGCTGCAATAACGCTCCTCTTTCAGAATTAAATCAACCGGAGATGAGGATATTCCGTTAACAAGTCGTCGGCACTTAAGGTGTCATTAGCAGCCTGGGGAGTCCACAACACTTCAAGTGCCATCAGTTGATCGGCAGCGATCGCACCCAACTGATTCACAGCTTGCCGCAACTCCTCAGCGTTAGTAACCTTTGGTAAACTAAACTTACCCTGAACACCTACAAGGATTGTAACCACAATGTAGTCTCCTGCCGCATGGGTAGCATCTTCAGGGAAGGCACGATTAGCCACACCTGTCAGCACTGGGGTTGATGCAGACCAGCTAGATTGCTGTCCGCCGACATTAGATAAGGTTTCCTGCGTAAAGCGACTGCGCTCCGCCAGTGCTAGACGGTTGAACTGAGTTTCTGCCGCTACTAGGCCGATCGTCTGCGATTC
The DNA window shown above is from Cyanobacteriota bacterium and carries:
- a CDS encoding PspA/IM30 family protein; the protein is MGLFDRISRVVRANVNDLVSKAEDPEKVLEQAVIDMTEDLVQLRQAVAKAIASQKRTEQQYTQAQSEANTWHQRAQLALQKGDENLAREALSRKKTQTDVAATMKAQLDQQTAQVETLRRSLMALEGKISEAKAKKNMLKARAQAAKAQEQLQSSIGSLTNTSSAMAAFERMEEKVLELEARSQGIAELGGIDLESQFARLESGSNVDDELAAMKAQLAGSAPAGSLPAASQPSAAPQDAIVDAELEALKNQLDQL
- a CDS encoding molybdopterin molybdotransferase MoeA, yielding MLAVDQAATIVENLVQPLSAANPSHTDVVALIHAYDRILAAPIVSPVDFPHWDNSAMDGYAVQFADVHGCTTEQPVTLTVVEEIPAGQSPRYVLQSGQAARILTGAMMPVGADTVVMQEQTRRNGATVTILAAPPAPGTFVRRRGDFCRAGDRLLPAGVILRAPDLAMLAAAQCSQVTVYRKPRVAILSTGSELAPLGQSLQPGQIVDSNQVALAALVTQSGGIPINLGIVPDSPDALKEAIARALTQADLIVSSGGVSVGDYDYVEQILLELGATLHVQAVAIKPGKPLTVASFASVDETVAPSRLIYFGLPGNPVSALVTFWRFVQPALRKLSGLAQGWQPQFVAATTLEPLRSDGKRETYLWGRTDIADGGYQFHLAGGSHNSGNLINLAQVSALAILPIGQREVAAGDRVRIMLV